GCGATATTTTCTGCAGAATCAGTAACAGGTTTCAAAGTCACTCATCGTGATTGCGGCCCATTTTTGTGAGATGAGCATTCAACTTTAACTGTGGAAAATCCCCAAAACCACACACCATGTCAGACATTGAAGTAGACTTTCACCACGATCCCAATGATATAGAACACATGCAGTTTGACATCAGGTACCGTTCTAGTTCAATCAACTCGTCAAGTGGACAGACACTCCCCAAAATTAAGATTCTTGGAACTGGAGGTACCATTGCATCCAAAGGAACTTCAGCGCATCAAACAGCCGGTTACAAGGTTGATTTGACAATAGAGGAGATGGTTCAGTCTATTCCTGACTTGGGTAGTACCTGCGAGTTGTCGTACGAGCAGATTTTGAATGTGGATTCCAAGGAAATAGGTGCAAAAGAGTTGCAAGTTATCTACAACGCAGTAGTTGATAATATTGAGGAGTATGATGGGTTGGTGATCACACACGGAACAGATACAATGGAAGAAACTGCTTTTTTCTTACAgttcaccatcaaaacATCCAAGCCAGTTGTTATGTGTGGTTCAATGAGACCTTCAACTGCGATTTCATCAGATGGTCCCATGAACTTATACCAAGCAGTGGTGATTGCCTCCCACCCTGAGTCCAGAGACCGGGGGATTTTAGTGGCATTCAACGACAGAGTGATTTCAGGctatttcttgaagaaaagtaATGCTAACTCTCTTGATACATTCAATGCCATAGGCCAAGGGTATTTGGGGAACTTTGTCAATAACCAGATTTACTACTATTTTCCACCTTCAAAGCCTATGGGAGTGTCATACTTGCCGATTCCACCAGGATTCGACTTTCAGTTCCCAGAAGTCACGGTTTTATTCGGACACCAGGGATTtaatgatgatttgttgCCTTTACTCTTTGACAgtatcaaaatcaaaggGTTGGTATTGGCAACAATGGGGGCCGGTTCCATGAAGGACACCACCAATAAAGTTGTGTTTGAGCTCAGtaacaagt
The sequence above is drawn from the Yamadazyma tenuis chromosome 3, complete sequence genome and encodes:
- a CDS encoding L-asparaginase (COG:E; EggNog:ENOG503NVAZ); amino-acid sequence: MSDIEVDFHHDPNDIEHMQFDIRYRSSSINSSSGQTLPKIKILGTGGTIASKGTSAHQTAGYKVDLTIEEMVQSIPDLGSTCELSYEQILNVDSKEIGAKELQVIYNAVVDNIEEYDGLVITHGTDTMEETAFFLQFTIKTSKPVVMCGSMRPSTAISSDGPMNLYQAVVIASHPESRDRGILVAFNDRVISGYFLKKSNANSLDTFNAIGQGYLGNFVNNQIYYYFPPSKPMGVSYLPIPPGFDFQFPEVTVLFGHQGFNDDLLPLLFDSIKIKGLVLATMGAGSMKDTTNKVVFELSNKFKVPVIYSKRSMDGMVTVGSLPKFEGSPCNNLIASGSLSPQKSRILLQLCLINNFSVDTIKSYFKKVYGGS